In Rhodopirellula sp. P2, the DNA window CCCGATTGGCCGCCTGTTTCCCTCGCTGACCCCGGCAATCTACCGTGACCTGCGCGGGTTGCTGAATCACACGCTGGAGGCACTGATCGGGAAAACGCCGCGAATGCAAGCATTCCTGCCCAGCAAGCTCGATTCGCACTAGCGACGTGGCGAGCGAGTTGAGTATCTCCAACGAGTCATTTCGAACTTGACTGAAGGAAGCTGCTCGTGACGTTTCGCCGTTCGCTGTTACTCGCATTCGCTGTTTTTGCTGCTCCATTGTCGGGCGTGAATTCTCTTCAGGCCCAAGATGGGTTTTGGGATTCGACAAAAAATACCACTGATCGTGCCCTGCGGTTTCTCACCATGCGTGAGCAACCCGATGCGGAGCGAGCCCGAGAGCTCTATCAAGAAGCCGACCAGTTGTTCCGTGCTGCTGCCGCTCGCACCAAACAAACGGAACTCGATGGCGAAGCGGAGGGCACGGAAAAGAAGGACTTTGCCCGCGCCGCCAAATTGTTCGCTCGGGCTGCTGACGCGCAGCCGGGCACTGCGTTGGCGCAAGATGCGATGTTCATGCAAGCCGAGAGCCTGTTCTTTTCGGATCAACTCCCTGACGCGACGGACGTTTACGAACGTCTGAACAAAGAGTTCCCCAACAACCGTCATGTCGACCAAGCCGCCGCCCGCGCGTTCGCAATTTCTCAGTACTGGATCGATACCGAACGGGCGACCGAAGACGATTGGTTCAAATTCAATCTGTTCGATCCCAGTCGCCCGCGTTTGGACACCGAAGGCCACGCGGTTCGTGTCCTGGACCAGATCCGATACGACAATCCAACCGGACGCTTGGCCGATGATGCAACGATGGCCGCAGCGGTCGAGTACATGCGTCAGGGCGATTTCGAAACCGCCGACGAGTTCTTGACGGACCTCCGCGAAACATTTCCCGAGAGCGAGCACTTTTTCAACGCACACCTGATGGGCATTCGTTGCAAGCTCGAAGTTTTTGCGGGGCCCAAGTACAGCGGGCTGATGTTGGAAGAAGCTGACAAGTTGGTCCGGCAAACCCGTGAGCGTTTCCCGGATCGCCTGCAGGATCCTGAAACCTCTGGAATGGTCGCTCGCGCCGCCGCTGAAGTCGCCTTCCGCCGGGCAGAGAAGCTGAACGACCGAGCGATCTTTCGTGAGAAGCGATCGGAGTACGGTGCGGCACGTTTGCACTACCAGATGATTCTGCGTGATTATCCCAGCACTCCCTTTGCAGATCGAGCCCGCGAGCGACTGGAAGCCATTTCGGGGTACCCCGCCGTTCCCGCGGAGCGAGTCACTGCGATGGTGCTCAAGCGAGTCTTCCCAGACAGTCGCCGATCGCCACCTTTGGAAACCAAGTTCAACTCATCCACCGGTGACCGCAACGAGTCGATCTACCGATGAGCCAACGCACACGACGACAGAATTCGGTGACGGTGTTTGGGATCCTTGCGACAGTGATCGTGGGGTGCCTCTCGGGTTGCGCGCCCTATCAATTCGGCAATGCCTCGTTGTTCCCGCAGAACATTCGAACCGTGCACGTGCCAGTCATTCGCAATGCGACGTTTCGAGAGGACCTTGGCGTTCGTCTGACCGAAGCGCTCAACAAAGAGATTGAGCTGCGAACTCCATACAAGGTCACGGCGGATCCGCTCGCCGACACGGTGCTGCGTTGCGAGGTTGTCGACGAAACCAAACGGGTTCTGACCGAAAACGATGCCGACTACGTGCGTGCTCTGGATGCAGCGGTTCAGGTCCGGGCCTCTTGGTCAGATCGGCAAGGTCGACTGCTGATGAAGAATTCCATCGTCCCAACGGATGACCTCACGATCCTCTTCAGTCAGGACGAGCGGTTTGTTCCCGAAGCTGGGCAATCGATCGACACGGCCACGCAAAAGGCCATTGAAGATCTGGCAAACCGAATCGTCAGCCAAATGGAAGCTCGTTGGTGAGCCGGTTTGGTCGAAGCGGTTGATCCAACCCCTCGCGAATCAGACGCCCAGCCACCAAGCACCGATGGCCATCCAGACCGGAATCAACACGATCCCGAGCAGCGAAGTTGACAGCACGACTCGCAGGGCCGTTGCCGTGTCACCTTCATAGAGCCTGGTCAAGACGATTGGGAACACCGCCGATGGCATGGCGGCCTCCAGCAGCAGCACTTGCTTCAAGTCCGTGCCGGTCACCGTCACCGCGGCAATGCCGAGCATCACGACCGGCATGAACAGTTGGCGGAAACCAACTGCCAATCCAATCACCGGTGCGGATCCGGTCCAGTCCGCTGCTCGTAGGAAGTCGACCAGGATCGCTCCGCTGAGCAGTAACCCGAGCGGGATTGAACTGGAGGCCAGCAGTCCCACTGAACGCATCACGGAGGTTGGGATCAAGGTTTCTGCGCCGGTGGCCCGAAGGGAGAGGGCAACGATCACCGCGATCAGCGGGGCGCTTGTGGCGACGGGACTGATTCGTTCCCAGTTTCGCCGCCAAACGCTTGTCTGTTCTTGGGGGGGCTTCTTTCCGCTGCTGCCCGTCACGATCGCGACGCCCACGCTCCAGAGCGCGATGTCGACGCCGACGTTGTGCAGAATCATCTCGACCTCTGCATTGGGGTAAGTGATCTGGGCCAGCGGCAAGGGGATGTAGCCGTAGTTGCAGATCCCTGCGCACAGCGCGAACGCTCGTTGCTGGGCGTCGGTTTTCAAGCCCACCCAGGGCCCAATTGTTTTGGCGACGTACCATGCCGCGAGAAAGCCGAACGTGGTGATCGAAAAACCGAGCAGCGGCGGCAGCCACGCGGAGGCCAGGGAATCCAGGGTCGAATCGCCGAGGATCCGGTCCAGAAACAAGCAGGGCAGCAGGACTTTCGCCGTCAGTTTGGCGAGCGAAACATCGGCCTGGTGAGTCAACCAGTGCTGGATCCGGCACACCGCACCGACGCCCATGACCAGGAAAACACCGAGGACACTGCTGGTGATGATGGCAAAGGCTTCCGGGTCCATCAGCATGAGCAGGTTACCTGGCTTGGGCGGGGACGGGTTTCACTTGCGAGGTTTCGACTTGCTGCACAGGCACTGAATTTCGTATTGGTCGTGCAATGGAAATCGTGTCGATCCAAGCGAAACATTATTGGACGTGCCTGTGGCCGGGGATGTCGGAGTTGTGGTGGCGCGGACGGTTGTCAGCTCTGCCTGCGTCCGTCGCGTTTGCCGCGGTGGTCAACGCATTGCTGATCGCCAAGTTCATTTATCCCGGATGGATGTCCGGGGCGTTGGTCATGCTGGCCTGTTGGATCGTGGCCGCCGCCTGGGGTGTGCTGACGGTTCGTTCGATTCGCGAGTTGCCGTTGCTGTTGTCGCCCCGCCAAGTCAGCGACCAACCGGACCGCTTTGCCGAAGCACAAGTCGCCTATTTAACGGGCAACTACGCGTTGGCAGAAGAGGCGTTGACAGCCGGGCTGTCAATTGAGCCCCGTGATCCGCCCGCACTGTTGTTGCTAGCCGCCGTGCTGCGGCACACCGGACGATTGAACGCCGCAGACGCCTTGTTGACGGAAATTCCAAAATTGGAAGCCGCCGCCGCTTGGAACTTGGAGTGGGAAAGCGAGCGAGCACGGCTGGAGCGTGACCTCGATTCGCGCGGTGAACTGCAAGACGACGCGGAGTCCGCCGCAGAAGAATCGGACGAACCAGAATCCGCAAGCATCGACGAAGCAGAGGCGGGTGCCGCCGCATTCGCATCGCACGATCGTGCCGGTGAAGAGGATTTGTCGCCCGACGAGTTGCCCCCCAGCGGATCGAGAGAGCCGGACGGCCAGCCATCGACCCTGTCCCTCGACACGGCGCTGGAGTCGTTTGCAGCGGAAGACGTCCAGGAGCAGTCGGGCGATCAGCACGATGGCCAGCGGGACGACGATCAGAAATTCAACGATTTTTCGGAAGCTGCCTGACCTGGATTCAGCGATCTTCGCGAAGACGCCTTGGCTCGATAAAATACGGGCATGAATGCTGCTACCCATCGCCGACTTGTTCGTTTTGACACCTCACACACTCGGAAACGCCGCGCGGACCAGCTGCCGCGACCTGGCGTTTCCTTGGTGGAAGTGATCGTTGTCGCACTGATCGTGTTGATCTTGCTGTCGCTTTCGATCCCGTTCCTGCGGAACATGCGAGAACTGACGCGGCGCAGCAACTGCGATCAAAACCTGGTCCGACTCTCGCTTGCCATGCAGTCCTACTCGACTGATCAGGGGCATTTGCCGACGGGCACGGCCTCTTTCAATGCCACGTTTCGGCTCTGGCCGGAAGTGCCTTCGCCCGGGGATCCGGTCGCAGATGTCGCGGAAACGGAGCTTGCCATCACCAGCGTTGCCGAAGGTTATCACCACAATTGGGTACCGGCATTGCTTCCCTACGTCGATCAAACCGGGCTGTTCCAGTCCATTGATTTCACAGCCAGTGTGTACGCGGATTCCAATCGCTTGAGTCGCGAAACGATGGTTCCGGTATTTCGTTGCCCTGCCGATGATTCCGCGCCCACCAACTCGAGCTACGCAGGGTTGCATCATTCCGTTGCCAGCCCCATCGGGACGTCCAACGATGGGCTGCTGTTTCTCAATGCCTGGGTTCGCTCGGAAGAAGTTCCTGACGGGATGTCTGCCACGATCCTGCTGGGAGAAAAGCTCTCGTTTCCAGGCGACCTGGGTTGGTTGAGCGGCACGCGAGCGACGCTCCGCAACTCAGGCCACCCAATCAACTCGTCCCCAGAAGAAGAGCAGCTTGAGGATCTGAGGTTCGTGGGAGGGTTGGGCAGTCGGCATTTTGGCGGCGCCAGCGTCCTCAAGGGCGATGGTGCGGTGACGTTTCTATCCGAGACCATTGACCAACCGCTGTTTCAATCCATGGTCAATCGGAATGACCGAGCGGCCGACGGATCTAGCGAAGCGGATGCCGACTGAAATGCATCGACGCAGTGGGTCAGGAATGATCGGAATCGCCTCCTGTGCTATTGGGCGTTGGGTCCGGTTGCAGGTGCGAACCGTGACGGCGGTTCAGGCGAAGTCTTTTTCCCACTGGCGACCCTGTTCGTCGTCGTTGAACTTCAACGTCGCGAACTGTTCTTTCAGCTTCACTGCGTTGCAGTCGATCGTGGTTTCAACGGTGAAGATTTGTCGATTGGAAAGTGACTGAACGATCGAGGCGACCAAGAATTGTTCGTGCGTGGACAGTTCGCGTTCGGCCATCGAGGTCGCAAACCCTTTCTTGGGCTTGGGGGCCGGGTAACCATTGAGTTCCACCGGATGCATCAGCCGCAATGACAGGATCGAGCGGGCTCCATCCATGACTTGCCCTTCGGGATCGCCCACCCACAGATCCATCGCAGCGAGCGGTTCGTTGGTTTGGTGGTCCATCAAGACATTGCGTTCCATGTCGAAGTGGCTCATCGCGACCGCGGTGCGATGATTCAGCGGCAGCATCGGCAATCGGTCGATTCGAGTGGAGCGACGCAGTTGCAAAAACTCTCGATTGACCGGCGGACGATACGTCGATGTGTTGGCGACCAAACGCAGCAAACTGCGAGCGACACGAAAACCATGTCGCGACAACAGGGAGGCCACGCGCGCGTCCGAGACAGGGACCCCCATCCCGTGCCCGATGGGAGGCAATCCGCCGTATCCATTTCTTGCATCGCGAACCGGACCGACGCACATCCGTTTGACGCCCGCGTCCGCGGCACGTTGCATGGTTTCGATCAGCAATGAATCGCAGACCGCCAGCCCAGCTTCGCCGGCAAAGCAAATCGCGGCGACCAGCGATGTCGGCACCGCATCGACTTCGGGAACTTCGTTGAGGGCAACCTGCGAGTCGCCTGCTAGCAATTCCGGTGGTGGTGATTGCCAGTCGTCTGAAAACTGATGGCACCATGCCACCACTTCGCCATCCACTTCCGCCACCAGCAGGCTGGCGGGGGAAAAGAACGTGCGTGAAAGCACGGCTCGTTCGAGAATCGAAACGCTGACCGGAGGAATTTGTCCGGCGGCCTCCCAGTGACGCATCCAAACGTCAAACAGGCCCGGGAGATCAGAGTTGCGAAACGGTCGGATGTTCGCCATGACGGTAAAACACGATGCAGTGAAAACGAAGCAGGTCGACGCGTTATCCTACCGCGCAACCACTTGGATGTGTCCCACTTATCGACCCGTCTGGCTTCCCAAGCGACCTTCTTTTCGAAAGTGCCTCATCACTTCTGAAGTTGTTCCATCACTCGGCGAGCGATCACTTGGATGGCTTCCAGCGGCATCTCCGATGTGGCAGACATCTTGGCTTGTGTGGAATGAACCATCGCGCTGATGTCGCGTTCGGCATCTGCGATCAGGGCTTGTTGCTTGTCCGACAGTGGCAAGCGACTGCGGCCGAGGTCCCAGCCACGGGCACGGGCTCCTGCTCGGAAGCCTTCTGGGAATTCGCCCAAACCGATCATGGCGTCGAACAGTGGCAGCAACAAATACTGCAGTTCCATGGCCAGCTTGTGATCGCCTTCCGCACATGCCCGGTGAATGGCCCGAGTCAGTTCCGGCAACACGCCGCTGGTTGCGTTGGTGCCGCCGTCCGCTCCGGCGATCAGCATCGGGGCCAGCGACGCGTCCCAGCCGGTCAAGAACGAAAAGTCGTCTCGCATCGGCCGAATCGCGGCCATCATCCGCATCAAGTTGGGGAGATCGCCTGAGCTGTCCTTCAGGCCGATGATCCGGGGGTACTCTTCGGCCAACCGGATGACCACATCGGCCTCAATCGGTGACGCAAACAGCGGGATGTTGTAGAGGGTCACGTCGACTCGCACGTCGCGCGCGATCCGGGCGTAGTAAGCGTGCACGCCTTCGCTGCTGATCGGGTAATAGAACGGCGCCACAATCGCCACTGCTCGAACTCCCATGTCACCGTAAGCGTTGC includes these proteins:
- a CDS encoding tetratricopeptide repeat protein, with the protein product MREQPDAERARELYQEADQLFRAAAARTKQTELDGEAEGTEKKDFARAAKLFARAADAQPGTALAQDAMFMQAESLFFSDQLPDATDVYERLNKEFPNNRHVDQAAARAFAISQYWIDTERATEDDWFKFNLFDPSRPRLDTEGHAVRVLDQIRYDNPTGRLADDATMAAAVEYMRQGDFETADEFLTDLRETFPESEHFFNAHLMGIRCKLEVFAGPKYSGLMLEEADKLVRQTRERFPDRLQDPETSGMVARAAAEVAFRRAEKLNDRAIFREKRSEYGAARLHYQMILRDYPSTPFADRARERLEAISGYPAVPAERVTAMVLKRVFPDSRRSPPLETKFNSSTGDRNESIYR
- the lptE gene encoding LPS assembly lipoprotein LptE, which encodes MSQRTRRQNSVTVFGILATVIVGCLSGCAPYQFGNASLFPQNIRTVHVPVIRNATFREDLGVRLTEALNKEIELRTPYKVTADPLADTVLRCEVVDETKRVLTENDADYVRALDAAVQVRASWSDRQGRLLMKNSIVPTDDLTILFSQDERFVPEAGQSIDTATQKAIEDLANRIVSQMEARW
- a CDS encoding AEC family transporter, with translation MLMDPEAFAIITSSVLGVFLVMGVGAVCRIQHWLTHQADVSLAKLTAKVLLPCLFLDRILGDSTLDSLASAWLPPLLGFSITTFGFLAAWYVAKTIGPWVGLKTDAQQRAFALCAGICNYGYIPLPLAQITYPNAEVEMILHNVGVDIALWSVGVAIVTGSSGKKPPQEQTSVWRRNWERISPVATSAPLIAVIVALSLRATGAETLIPTSVMRSVGLLASSSIPLGLLLSGAILVDFLRAADWTGSAPVIGLAVGFRQLFMPVVMLGIAAVTVTGTDLKQVLLLEAAMPSAVFPIVLTRLYEGDTATALRVVLSTSLLGIVLIPVWMAIGAWWLGV
- a CDS encoding tetratricopeptide repeat protein encodes the protein MEIVSIQAKHYWTCLWPGMSELWWRGRLSALPASVAFAAVVNALLIAKFIYPGWMSGALVMLACWIVAAAWGVLTVRSIRELPLLLSPRQVSDQPDRFAEAQVAYLTGNYALAEEALTAGLSIEPRDPPALLLLAAVLRHTGRLNAADALLTEIPKLEAAAAWNLEWESERARLERDLDSRGELQDDAESAAEESDEPESASIDEAEAGAAAFASHDRAGEEDLSPDELPPSGSREPDGQPSTLSLDTALESFAAEDVQEQSGDQHDGQRDDDQKFNDFSEAA
- a CDS encoding DUF1559 family PulG-like putative transporter encodes the protein MNAATHRRLVRFDTSHTRKRRADQLPRPGVSLVEVIVVALIVLILLSLSIPFLRNMRELTRRSNCDQNLVRLSLAMQSYSTDQGHLPTGTASFNATFRLWPEVPSPGDPVADVAETELAITSVAEGYHHNWVPALLPYVDQTGLFQSIDFTASVYADSNRLSRETMVPVFRCPADDSAPTNSSYAGLHHSVASPIGTSNDGLLFLNAWVRSEEVPDGMSATILLGEKLSFPGDLGWLSGTRATLRNSGHPINSSPEEEQLEDLRFVGGLGSRHFGGASVLKGDGAVTFLSETIDQPLFQSMVNRNDRAADGSSEADAD
- a CDS encoding dihydrodipicolinate synthase family protein — protein: MNRRISGILTPNITPVDDRGRVDEDQLRGYVDWLIDHGVDGLYPNGSTGEFVRFTAEERRRIVRIVVDQAAGRVPVLAGAAEANVDETIEACNAYGDMGVRAVAIVAPFYYPISSEGVHAYYARIARDVRVDVTLYNIPLFASPIEADVVIRLAEEYPRIIGLKDSSGDLPNLMRMMAAIRPMRDDFSFLTGWDASLAPMLIAGADGGTNATSGVLPELTRAIHRACAEGDHKLAMELQYLLLPLFDAMIGLGEFPEGFRAGARARGWDLGRSRLPLSDKQQALIADAERDISAMVHSTQAKMSATSEMPLEAIQVIARRVMEQLQK